One genomic segment of Sminthopsis crassicaudata isolate SCR6 chromosome 4, ASM4859323v1, whole genome shotgun sequence includes these proteins:
- the LOC141566588 gene encoding H-2 class II histocompatibility antigen, E-K alpha chain-like codes for MIPNKALILGAFTLAVLLNPWGARAIKENHVIIQAEFYQTHNPLGEFMFDFDGDEIFHVGLDKRQTVWRLPEFSNFASFEAQGALANLAVDKANLEIMMKRSNNTPDVNVPPEVTVFPKGPVELGQPNVLICFIDKFSPPVLNVTWLHNERPITEGVFETVFLPRPDHTFRKFYYLTFIPSANDFYDCKVDHWGLEQPVIKHWEPEIRTPLPETTETVVCALGLAVGLVGIIAGTILIIKGMQSSNNSRGGPRGPL; via the exons ATGATCCCCAACAAAGCTTTGATCCTAGGGGCTTTCACCCTGGCAGTGTTGCTGAATCCCTGGGGAGCTAGAGCCATTAAAG AGAATCATGTGATCATCCAAGCTGAGTTCTACCAGACCCACAACCCTTTAGGAGAGTTCATGTTTGATTTTGATGGGGATGAAATTTTCCACGTGGGTTTGGATAAGAGACAGACAGTCTGGCGTCTTCCTGAATTCAGCAATTTTGCCAGCTTTGAGGCTCAGGGTGCTCTGGCCAATCTTGCTGTGGACAAAGCCAATCTGGAAATCATGATGAAACGGTCCAACAACACTCCTGATGTCAATG tgCCCCCTGAAGTGACAGTGTTTCCTAAGGGCCCAGTGGAGCTGGGCCAGCCCAATGTCCTTATCTGCTTCATTGACAAGTTCTCTCCTCCAGTACTTAATGTGACATGGCTTCATAATGAGCGTCCCATCACTGAGGGTGTGTTTGAGACTGTTTTCCTCCCCCGCCCTGATCATACCTTCAGAAAATTCTACTACCTCACCTTCATCCCCTCTGCCAACGATTTCTATGACTGTAAGGTCGATCACTGGGGACTGGAACAACCTGTTATCAAACATTGGG AACCAGAAATACGAACCCCACTGCCAGAGACAACAGAGACTGTGGTCTGTGCCCTGGGCCTAGCTGTAGGCCTAGTGGGCATCATTGCAGGCACCATCCTGATTATCAAGGGCATGCAATCAAGCAACAATTCCCGTGGTGGCCCTCGTGGACCCCT GTGA